A genomic segment from Mastomys coucha isolate ucsf_1 unplaced genomic scaffold, UCSF_Mcou_1 pScaffold7, whole genome shotgun sequence encodes:
- the Dbn1 gene encoding drebrin isoform X1: MAGVSFSGHRLELLAAYEEVIREESAADWALYTYEDGSDDLKLAASGEGGLQELSGHFENQKVMYGFCSVKDSQAALPKYVLINWVGEDVPDARKCACASHVAKVAEFFQGVDVIVNASSVEDIDAGAIGQRLSNGLARLSSPVLHRLRLREDENAEPVGTTYQKTDAAVEMKRINREQFWEQAKKEEELRKEEERKKALDARLRFEQERMEQERQEQEERERRYREREQQIEEHRRKQQSLEAEEAKRRLKEQSIFGDQRDEEEESQMKKSESEVEEAAAIIAQRPDNPREFFRQQERVASASGGSCDAPAPFNHRPGSHLDSHRRMAPTPIPTRSPSDSSTASTPITEQIERALDEVTSSQPPPPPPPPPPAQEAQESTPRLDGEEISKEAAAVAAAPQVWAGSEEPLQVQERSPMEDLMCTESPEQAVPAAPAEPAASVTSVADAHAADTIETTTATTDTTIANNVTPATASLIDLWPGNGEEAPTPQAEPRVPTPPSGAEASLAEVPLLNEAAQEPLPPVGEGCANLLNFDELPEPPATFCDPEEEVGGEPLAASQVLTMPSALEEVDQGLEQELEPEPHLLTNGETTQKEGTQQASEGYFSQSQEEEFAQSEEPCAKAPPPVFYNKPPEIDITCWDADPVPEEEEGFEGGD; the protein is encoded by the exons ATGGCCGGCGTCAGCTTCAGCGGCCACCGCCTGGAGCTGCTGGCGGCGTACGAGGAGGTGATCCGGGAGGAGAGCGCAGCCGACTG GGCTCTATACACATATGAAGATGGCTCAGATGACCTCAAGCTTGCAGCGTCAGGAG aAGGGGGCTTGCAGGAGCTTTCCGGCCATTTCGAGAACCAGAAAGTGATGTACGGTTTCTGCAGTGTCAAGGActcccaggctgccctgccaaAATATGTGCTCATCAACTGG GTTGGCGAGGATGTGCCTGATGCCCGAAAGTGTGCTTGTGCCAGCCATGTGGCCAAGGTGGCAGAATTCTTCCAG GGTGTTGACGTAATTGTGAATGCCAGCAGTGTGGAAGACATCGATGCCGGTGCTATCGGGCAGCGGCTCTCCAATGGACTGGCACGGCTTTCCAGCCCAGTATTGCATCGCCTGCGCCTTCGGGAGGATGAAAATGCTGAGCCGGTG GGCACCACCTACCAGAAGACGGATGCGGCAGTGGAGATGAAGCGGATTAACCGTGAGCAGTTTTGGGAGCAGGCCAAG aaggaggaagagctgCGGAAGGAGGAGGAGCGGAAGAAGGCTCTGGACGCCAGGCTCAGGTTTGAACAGGAACGGATGGAGCAGGAGCGGCAGGAGCAGGAAGAACGTGAGCGGCGCTATAGAGAGCGGGAGCAGCAGATCGAGGAGCACAG GAGGAAACAGCAGAGTCTGGAAGCTGAAGAGGCCAAGAGGAGGTTAAAGGAGCAGTCTATCTTT GGTGACCAGCGGGACGAAGAGGAAGAGTCCCAGATGAAGAAGTCAGAGTCAGAGGTGGAG GAGGCGGCTGCCATTATCGCCCAGCGGCCTGATAACCCACGGGAGTTCTTCAGACAGCAGGAACGAGTGGCATCGGCCTCTGGTGGCAGCTGTGACGCGCCCGCGCCCTTCAACCACCGACCAG GCAGCCACTTGGACAGCCACCGGAGGATGGCACCCACTCCCATTCCCACCCGGAGCCCATCTGATTCCAGCACCGCCTCCACCCCCATCACCGAGCAGATTGAGAGGGCCCTGGATGAGGTCACATCCTCgcagcctccacccccacctccaccacccccaCCAGCTCAAG AGGCCCAGGAGTCTACTCCCAGACTGGATGGTGAAGAGATCAGCAAGGAGGCCGCAGCCGTAGCAGCAGCTCCTCAGGTCTGGGCTGGCAGTGAAGAGCCCCTTCAGGTGCAGGAACGCAGCCCCATGGAGGACTTGATGTGCACAGAATCTCCAGAGCAGGCTGTCCCGGCTGCCCCTGCAGAGCCTGCTGCCTCTGTCACCTCAGTAGCTGATGCCCATGCAGCTGACACCATTGAGACCACCACTGCCACTACTGACACCACTATTGCCAACAATGTCACCCCGGCCACTGCCAGCCTCATTGATTTATGGCCTGGCAACGGGGAAGAGGCCCCAACACCTCAGGCTGAACCCAGGGTGCCCACGCCACCCTCAGGTGCTGAGGCCTCCCTGGCAGAGGTGCCTCTGCTGAATGAGGCCGCTCAGGAGCCGTTGCCACCGGTGGGCGAAGGCTGTGCCAACCTTCTTAATTTTGATGAGCTGCCAGAACCTCCAGCCACCTTCTGTGACCCAGAGGAGGAAGTAGGAGGAGAGCCGCTGGCTGCCTCCCAGGTCCTAACTATGCCCTCAGCTCTAGAGGAGGTAGATCAGGGGCTGGAGCAGGAGCTGGAACCGGAACCTCACCTGCTGACCAATGGAGAGACCACTCAAAAGGAGGGGACCCAG CAGGCCAGCGAAGGATACTTCAGTCAATCACAGGAGGAAGAATTCGCCCAATCAGAAGAGCCATGTGCAAAGGCTCCACCTCCTGTATTCTACAACAAGCCTCCAG AAATCGACATCACCTGCTGGGATGCAGATCCAGTTCCTGAAGAGGAGGAGGGCTTCGAGGGTGGTGATTAG
- the Dbn1 gene encoding drebrin isoform X2: MAGVSFSGHRLELLAAYEEVIREESAADWALYTYEDGSDDLKLAASGEGGLQELSGHFENQKVMYGFCSVKDSQAALPKYVLINWVGEDVPDARKCACASHVAKVAEFFQGVDVIVNASSVEDIDAGAIGQRLSNGLARLSSPVLHRLRLREDENAEPVGTTYQKTDAAVEMKRINREQFWEQAKKEEELRKEEERKKALDARLRFEQERMEQERQEQEERERRYREREQQIEEHRRKQQSLEAEEAKRRLKEQSIFGDQRDEEEESQMKKSESEVEEAAAIIAQRPDNPREFFRQQERVASASGGSCDAPAPFNHRPGSHLDSHRRMAPTPIPTRSPSDSSTASTPITEQIERALDEVTSSQPPPPPPPPPPAQEAQESTPRLDGEEISKEAAAVAAAPQVWAGSEEPLQVQERSPMEDLMCTESPEQAVPAAPAEPAASVTSVADAHAADTIETTTATTDTTIANNVTPATASLIDLWPGNGEEAPTPQAEPRVPTPPSGAEASLAEVPLLNEAAQEPLPPVGEGCANLLNFDELPEPPATFCDPEEEVGGEPLAASQVLTMPSALEEVDQGLEQELEPEPHLLTNGETTQKEGTQASEGYFSQSQEEEFAQSEEPCAKAPPPVFYNKPPEIDITCWDADPVPEEEEGFEGGD; the protein is encoded by the exons ATGGCCGGCGTCAGCTTCAGCGGCCACCGCCTGGAGCTGCTGGCGGCGTACGAGGAGGTGATCCGGGAGGAGAGCGCAGCCGACTG GGCTCTATACACATATGAAGATGGCTCAGATGACCTCAAGCTTGCAGCGTCAGGAG aAGGGGGCTTGCAGGAGCTTTCCGGCCATTTCGAGAACCAGAAAGTGATGTACGGTTTCTGCAGTGTCAAGGActcccaggctgccctgccaaAATATGTGCTCATCAACTGG GTTGGCGAGGATGTGCCTGATGCCCGAAAGTGTGCTTGTGCCAGCCATGTGGCCAAGGTGGCAGAATTCTTCCAG GGTGTTGACGTAATTGTGAATGCCAGCAGTGTGGAAGACATCGATGCCGGTGCTATCGGGCAGCGGCTCTCCAATGGACTGGCACGGCTTTCCAGCCCAGTATTGCATCGCCTGCGCCTTCGGGAGGATGAAAATGCTGAGCCGGTG GGCACCACCTACCAGAAGACGGATGCGGCAGTGGAGATGAAGCGGATTAACCGTGAGCAGTTTTGGGAGCAGGCCAAG aaggaggaagagctgCGGAAGGAGGAGGAGCGGAAGAAGGCTCTGGACGCCAGGCTCAGGTTTGAACAGGAACGGATGGAGCAGGAGCGGCAGGAGCAGGAAGAACGTGAGCGGCGCTATAGAGAGCGGGAGCAGCAGATCGAGGAGCACAG GAGGAAACAGCAGAGTCTGGAAGCTGAAGAGGCCAAGAGGAGGTTAAAGGAGCAGTCTATCTTT GGTGACCAGCGGGACGAAGAGGAAGAGTCCCAGATGAAGAAGTCAGAGTCAGAGGTGGAG GAGGCGGCTGCCATTATCGCCCAGCGGCCTGATAACCCACGGGAGTTCTTCAGACAGCAGGAACGAGTGGCATCGGCCTCTGGTGGCAGCTGTGACGCGCCCGCGCCCTTCAACCACCGACCAG GCAGCCACTTGGACAGCCACCGGAGGATGGCACCCACTCCCATTCCCACCCGGAGCCCATCTGATTCCAGCACCGCCTCCACCCCCATCACCGAGCAGATTGAGAGGGCCCTGGATGAGGTCACATCCTCgcagcctccacccccacctccaccacccccaCCAGCTCAAG AGGCCCAGGAGTCTACTCCCAGACTGGATGGTGAAGAGATCAGCAAGGAGGCCGCAGCCGTAGCAGCAGCTCCTCAGGTCTGGGCTGGCAGTGAAGAGCCCCTTCAGGTGCAGGAACGCAGCCCCATGGAGGACTTGATGTGCACAGAATCTCCAGAGCAGGCTGTCCCGGCTGCCCCTGCAGAGCCTGCTGCCTCTGTCACCTCAGTAGCTGATGCCCATGCAGCTGACACCATTGAGACCACCACTGCCACTACTGACACCACTATTGCCAACAATGTCACCCCGGCCACTGCCAGCCTCATTGATTTATGGCCTGGCAACGGGGAAGAGGCCCCAACACCTCAGGCTGAACCCAGGGTGCCCACGCCACCCTCAGGTGCTGAGGCCTCCCTGGCAGAGGTGCCTCTGCTGAATGAGGCCGCTCAGGAGCCGTTGCCACCGGTGGGCGAAGGCTGTGCCAACCTTCTTAATTTTGATGAGCTGCCAGAACCTCCAGCCACCTTCTGTGACCCAGAGGAGGAAGTAGGAGGAGAGCCGCTGGCTGCCTCCCAGGTCCTAACTATGCCCTCAGCTCTAGAGGAGGTAGATCAGGGGCTGGAGCAGGAGCTGGAACCGGAACCTCACCTGCTGACCAATGGAGAGACCACTCAAAAGGAGGGGACCCAG GCCAGCGAAGGATACTTCAGTCAATCACAGGAGGAAGAATTCGCCCAATCAGAAGAGCCATGTGCAAAGGCTCCACCTCCTGTATTCTACAACAAGCCTCCAG AAATCGACATCACCTGCTGGGATGCAGATCCAGTTCCTGAAGAGGAGGAGGGCTTCGAGGGTGGTGATTAG
- the Dbn1 gene encoding drebrin isoform X3, whose product MAGVSFSGHRLELLAAYEEVIREESAADWALYTYEDGSDDLKLAASGEGGLQELSGHFENQKVMYGFCSVKDSQAALPKYVLINWVGEDVPDARKCACASHVAKVAEFFQGVDVIVNASSVEDIDAGAIGQRLSNGLARLSSPVLHRLRLREDENAEPVGTTYQKTDAAVEMKRINREQFWEQAKKEEELRKEEERKKALDARLRFEQERMEQERQEQEERERRYREREQQIEEHRRKQQSLEAEEAKRRLKEQSIFGDQRDEEEESQMKKSESEVEEAAAIIAQRPDNPREFFRQQERVASASGGSCDAPAPFNHRPGRPYCPFIKASDSGPSSSSSSSSSPPRTPFPYITCHRTPNLSSSLPCSHLDSHRRMAPTPIPTRSPSDSSTASTPITEQIERALDEVTSSQPPPPPPPPPPAQEAQESTPRLDGEEISKEAAAVAAAPQVWAGSEEPLQVQERSPMEDLMCTESPEQAVPAAPAEPAASVTSVADAHAADTIETTTATTDTTIANNVTPATASLIDLWPGNGEEAPTPQAEPRVPTPPSGAEASLAEVPLLNEAAQEPLPPVGEGCANLLNFDELPEPPATFCDPEEEVGGEPLAASQVLTMPSALEEVDQGLEQELEPEPHLLTNGETTQKEGTQASEGYFSQSQEEEFAQSEEPCAKAPPPVFYNKPPEIDITCWDADPVPEEEEGFEGGD is encoded by the exons ATGGCCGGCGTCAGCTTCAGCGGCCACCGCCTGGAGCTGCTGGCGGCGTACGAGGAGGTGATCCGGGAGGAGAGCGCAGCCGACTG GGCTCTATACACATATGAAGATGGCTCAGATGACCTCAAGCTTGCAGCGTCAGGAG aAGGGGGCTTGCAGGAGCTTTCCGGCCATTTCGAGAACCAGAAAGTGATGTACGGTTTCTGCAGTGTCAAGGActcccaggctgccctgccaaAATATGTGCTCATCAACTGG GTTGGCGAGGATGTGCCTGATGCCCGAAAGTGTGCTTGTGCCAGCCATGTGGCCAAGGTGGCAGAATTCTTCCAG GGTGTTGACGTAATTGTGAATGCCAGCAGTGTGGAAGACATCGATGCCGGTGCTATCGGGCAGCGGCTCTCCAATGGACTGGCACGGCTTTCCAGCCCAGTATTGCATCGCCTGCGCCTTCGGGAGGATGAAAATGCTGAGCCGGTG GGCACCACCTACCAGAAGACGGATGCGGCAGTGGAGATGAAGCGGATTAACCGTGAGCAGTTTTGGGAGCAGGCCAAG aaggaggaagagctgCGGAAGGAGGAGGAGCGGAAGAAGGCTCTGGACGCCAGGCTCAGGTTTGAACAGGAACGGATGGAGCAGGAGCGGCAGGAGCAGGAAGAACGTGAGCGGCGCTATAGAGAGCGGGAGCAGCAGATCGAGGAGCACAG GAGGAAACAGCAGAGTCTGGAAGCTGAAGAGGCCAAGAGGAGGTTAAAGGAGCAGTCTATCTTT GGTGACCAGCGGGACGAAGAGGAAGAGTCCCAGATGAAGAAGTCAGAGTCAGAGGTGGAG GAGGCGGCTGCCATTATCGCCCAGCGGCCTGATAACCCACGGGAGTTCTTCAGACAGCAGGAACGAGTGGCATCGGCCTCTGGTGGCAGCTGTGACGCGCCCGCGCCCTTCAACCACCGACCAG GTCGTCCGTACTGCCCTTTCATAAAGGCATCGGACAGTgggccttcctcctcctcctcttcctcctcttcccctccacgGACTCCCTTTCCCTATATCACCTGCCACCGCACCCCaaacctctcttcctccctcccat GCAGCCACTTGGACAGCCACCGGAGGATGGCACCCACTCCCATTCCCACCCGGAGCCCATCTGATTCCAGCACCGCCTCCACCCCCATCACCGAGCAGATTGAGAGGGCCCTGGATGAGGTCACATCCTCgcagcctccacccccacctccaccacccccaCCAGCTCAAG AGGCCCAGGAGTCTACTCCCAGACTGGATGGTGAAGAGATCAGCAAGGAGGCCGCAGCCGTAGCAGCAGCTCCTCAGGTCTGGGCTGGCAGTGAAGAGCCCCTTCAGGTGCAGGAACGCAGCCCCATGGAGGACTTGATGTGCACAGAATCTCCAGAGCAGGCTGTCCCGGCTGCCCCTGCAGAGCCTGCTGCCTCTGTCACCTCAGTAGCTGATGCCCATGCAGCTGACACCATTGAGACCACCACTGCCACTACTGACACCACTATTGCCAACAATGTCACCCCGGCCACTGCCAGCCTCATTGATTTATGGCCTGGCAACGGGGAAGAGGCCCCAACACCTCAGGCTGAACCCAGGGTGCCCACGCCACCCTCAGGTGCTGAGGCCTCCCTGGCAGAGGTGCCTCTGCTGAATGAGGCCGCTCAGGAGCCGTTGCCACCGGTGGGCGAAGGCTGTGCCAACCTTCTTAATTTTGATGAGCTGCCAGAACCTCCAGCCACCTTCTGTGACCCAGAGGAGGAAGTAGGAGGAGAGCCGCTGGCTGCCTCCCAGGTCCTAACTATGCCCTCAGCTCTAGAGGAGGTAGATCAGGGGCTGGAGCAGGAGCTGGAACCGGAACCTCACCTGCTGACCAATGGAGAGACCACTCAAAAGGAGGGGACCCAG GCCAGCGAAGGATACTTCAGTCAATCACAGGAGGAAGAATTCGCCCAATCAGAAGAGCCATGTGCAAAGGCTCCACCTCCTGTATTCTACAACAAGCCTCCAG AAATCGACATCACCTGCTGGGATGCAGATCCAGTTCCTGAAGAGGAGGAGGGCTTCGAGGGTGGTGATTAG